The following proteins are encoded in a genomic region of Saccharomyces mikatae IFO 1815 strain IFO1815 genome assembly, chromosome: 9:
- the SEC11 gene encoding signal peptidase complex catalytic subunit SEC11 (similar to Saccharomyces cerevisiae SEC11 (YIR022W); ancestral locus Anc_2.648) has protein sequence MNLRSELQKLLNVCFLFASAYMFWQGLAIATNSASPIVVVLSGSMEPAFQRGDILFLWNRNSFNQVGDVVVYEVEGKQIPIVHRVMRQHNNQVNKQFLLTKGDNNAGNDISLYANKKIYLSKSKEVVGTVKGYFPQLGYITIWISENQYAKFALLGMLGLSALLGGE, from the coding sequence ATGAATTTAAGATCTGAATTGCAGAAACTGTTGAAcgtttgttttttgtttgcGTCTGCTTACATGTTTTGGCAAGGCTTGGCCATTGCTACCAATAGCGCTTCTCCCATCGTTGTTGTTCTTTCAGGTTCCATGGAACCGGCTTTTCAAAGAGGTGACATCCTTTTTCTATGGAATAGGAACAGTTTCAATCAGGTAGGTGATGTCGTGGTGTATGAAGTCGAGGGAAAACAAATCCCTATTGTACATAGAGTTATGAGGCAACATAACAACCAGGTAAACAAGCAATTCCTCCTGACCAAAGGTGACAATAATGCTGGTAATGACATTTCATTATACGCcaacaagaaaatctaCTTGAGCAAGTCAAAGGAAGTTGTGGGGACCGTCAAGGGCTACTTCCCGCAATTGGGGTATATTACGATCTGGATCAGCGAGAACCAATACGCCAAGTTTGCATTGTTAGGTATGTTGGGTCTGAGTGCTTTGTTAGGCGGTGAATAA
- the DAL81 gene encoding Dal81p (similar to Saccharomyces cerevisiae DAL81 (YIR023W); ancestral locus Anc_2.651), which produces MDPHQSPADNATSPTKSVEATTKNLSTNNTVNNNSSSHNNNHDILNFNDNYTTILQHLANDHPNILKEKSGSQHHQQQQQQQNLDTLLHHYQSLLSKSDNAMAFEDNVSNSAVKNVNSNSINNNNNDISSPGNLTGSCNQCRLRKTKCNYFPDVGNCLECETSRTKCVFGGTPNYLKRTSSNANNSIPTSSNAKRMKNFEDYSNRLPSSMLYRHQQQQQQQQRIQYPRSSFFVGPASVFDLNLTKHVRLDNVDQIQLSKTLSLRKVSPTAQFILQDDFDTTLHSKQEYEVDLVENLVHPHGHLLVEIFFKLIHPFLPILHERVFLEKYSRSYRELTAPLLASIYSLALQYWDFHPALLGFPKPDVAAQLNNIALDTFYARVGRPKLSIIQTGLLILQCRSECRNNWVLCSSIVALAEELGLGVECNDWKLPKWEKDLRKRLAWAVWLMDKWCALNEGRQSHLILGRNWMIKLLNFDDFPMNSPTILNSLQNDQSGSSPTSSSDMKSHQIAFGNLPIFNMNPSLEDFKNGTLMFQQMVSLSIILGEIMDTFYTQGSITINKSIEQVLKLAKPLQLKLREWYHSLPKNLSMSYATPQKLNPNSTLTLAYFATEITLHRKIICALNPQTPKELVQVCRTAARTRLVAAIEFIRDLKNEHINAFWYNCSTGNLMLIGTFAALLYVTSATKEEATIFRDYVRNYTWVLKIGSKYFDKLSNALNNMHLLFAQIPGLLTDEPVGVSPNSNMNSVNPPRSGVQSQIPIQFNVGSPAMTEQGSPLNQWKNLPQEILQQLNSFPNGTTSTTTPMNPTPRQTQLDSQGSPTINSTSNNGNNMPLPFMPNKPSKKTTQSSPNVTPSHMNRNVPSNTSSPRVNPSTNVNSNTQMNASPLSSINETRQESGITTNEKTAERERPTNEESSTELKDDNLNPNEEESTADAQTTKTDEVNDKDVTINTKETPL; this is translated from the coding sequence ATGGACCCACACCAATCACCAGCTGATAATGCCACCTCGCCTACGAAGAGCGTAGAAGCAACCACTAAAAATCTGTCCACGAATAACACTGTGAACAACAACAGTAGCAGCCATAACAATAACCATGATATACTGAATTTTAATGATAACTATACTACCATTCTCCAACATTTGGCGAACGACCATCCTAATATACTGAAGGAAAAGAGCGGCTCGCAACACCaccagcagcaacagcaacaacagaaCCTGGATACACTTTTGCATCATTATCAAAGTTTGCTTTCTAAAAGTGATAATGCAATGGCCTTTGAAGACAATGTTAGTAACAGCGCCGTTAAAAACGTCAATAGCAACTCCattaataacaacaacaatgacaTATCAAGTCCAGGTAATTTGACGGGCTCTTGTAATCAATGTAGATTgaggaaaacaaaatgCAATTATTTCCCCGATGTGGGTAATTGTCTCGAATGTGAAACCTCCAGAACTAAATGTGTCTTTGGCGGCACTCcaaattatttgaaaagaacatcTTCTAATGCAAACAATAGCATTCCCACTTCTTCAAATGCCAAacgaatgaaaaattttgaagactATTCAAATCGCTTGCCCAGTAGCATGCTTTATAGACatcagcagcagcagcaacaacaacagcgTATACAATACCCTAggtcttctttttttgtggGCCCAGCCTCAGTTTTCGATTTGAACTTGACTAAGCATGTAAGATTGGATAATGTGGACCAAATACAACTATCGAAGACTCTATCATTAAGAAAGGTGTCGCCTACCGCACAGTTTATTCTTCAGGATGATTTTGATACGACTCTTCATAGCAAACAAGAGTATGAGGTTGATTTGGTAGAAAATTTGGTGCATCCCCACGGGCATCTTTTGGtagagatttttttcaaattaatTCATCCTTTTCTACCAATTTTACACGAACGTGtctttttggaaaagtatTCTAGGTCTTATAGGGAACTTACAGCACCTTTATTGGCGTCTATCTACTCGCTGGCATTACAATATTGGGATTTTCATCCTGCTCTGTTAGGATTCCCTAAACCGGATGTCGCTGCTCAGTTAAATAACATTGCATTGGATACCTTTTACGCCCGAGTTGGAAGACCAAAACTAAGTATCATACAAACAggtcttttgattttgcaGTGTCGTAGTGAATGTCGTAACAATTGGGTTCTCTGTTCGAGTATAGTCGCTCTTGCAGAGGAATTGGGACTTGGCGTAGAATGTAATGACTGGAAACTTCCCAAGTGGGAAAAGGATCTGAGGAAGAGACTAGCCTGGGCGGTTTGGTTGATGGACAAATGGTGTGCATTGAATGAGGGTAGGCAATCTCATTTAATTTTAGGCAGAAACTGGATGATCAAGTTATtaaattttgatgattttcCTATGAATTCACCAACCATACTAAACTCTTTGCAAAATGACCAATCAGGATCTTCGCCCACTTCATCAAGTGATATGAAAAGTCACCAAATAGCCTTTGGTAACTTACCCATATTTAATATGAACCCATCCTTAGAAGATTTCAAGAATGGGACGTTGATGTTTCAACAAATGGTCTCTTTGAGTATAATTCTCGGAGAAATCATGGACACATTCTACACTCAGGGATCCATTACAATAAACAAGAGTATTGAGCAAGTTTTGAAACTGGCGAAGCCGTTACAACTGAAGTTAAGGGAATGGTATCATTCCCTACCCAAGAATTTATCAATGAGTTACGCCACACCACAAAAATTAAATCCAAACTCCACTCTAACTCTAGCTTATTTTGCTACAGAAATAACTCTGCATAGGAAAATTATCTGTGCCTTAAATCCTCAAACACCGAAGGAACTGGTCCAAGTATGTAGGACTGCTGCAAGGACTAGGCTGGTAGCTGCGATTGAGTTTATAAGAGacttaaaaaatgaacacATTAATGCTTTTTGGTACAACTGTTCCACCGGAAATCTAATGCTGATTGGGACATTTGCGGCTCTACTATATGTAACTTCAGCGACAAAAGAAGAGGCTACAATTTTCAGAGATTACGTCAGAAATTATACGTGGGTTTTAAAAATAGGGTCCaaatattttgataaaCTATCGAATGCTTTGAACAATATGCATTTACTATTTGCACAAATTCCTGGTCTTTTGACTGATGAACCAGTCGGTGTGAGTCCTAACTCCAATATGAATTCTGTTAATCCACCAAGGTCAGGTGTGCAATCGCAAATTCCAATACAATTCAACGTGGGATCACCTGCTATGACAGAACAAGGATCTCCATTAAACCAATGGAAAAACCTGCCCCAAGAGATTCTGCAGCAACTAAACTCTTTCCCCAACGGTACAACGAGTACAACAACTCCAATGAATCCTACTCCGAGACAAACACAACTAGATTCACAAGGAAGTCCGACCATAAACAGTACTAGTAATAACGGCAACAACATGCCTCTACCGTTTATGCCTAATAAGCCTTCTAAAAAGACTACACAGTCTTCACCAAACGTTACACCTTCCCATATGAACAGGAACGTCCCGTCTAATACATCTTCACCAAGGGTTAATCCTAGCACGAATGTGAATTCTAACACGCAAATGAATGCCTCTCCTTTGAGTTCTATAAACGAAACCAGACAAGAATCGGGCATTACTACAAACGAAAAAACTGCGGAAAGGGAAAGGCCCACCAATGAGGAGTCATCAACGGAACTCAAAGATGATAACCTAAACCCAAATGAGGAAGAAAGTACAGCTGATGCCCAGACTACAAAAACGGATGAAGTCAATGATAAAGATGTAACAATTAACACAAAGGAAACCCCTCTGTAG
- the FLO11 gene encoding Flo11p has product MQRPFLLAYLVLSLLFSSALGYPTELVPRGSSGGTSCNSIVNGCPSLDFNWHMNQQNIMQYTLDVTSVSWVRDNTYQIQIHVKGKENIDLKYLWSLKVIGVNGPKGTVQLYGHNENTYLIDNPTDFTATFEVYATQDVDSCQVWMPNFQIQFEYLQGSAAQYASSWKWGTTSFDLSTGCNNYDNQGHSQTDFPGFYWNIDCDNNCGGSKASTTKETSTSTTAPVTPTTTTSESSSQKTTCTKKKTTCTKKKPTKSKTCTESSSTPVTSSTTESSSTPAPTPSSSTTESSSTPAPTPSSSTTESSSTPAQTSSSSSTESSSTPVTSSITESSTTTPTTPNTPTPVPSGPTCTTVVNGCPSLDFNWHMNQQNIMQYTLDVTSVSWVRDNTYQIQIHVKGKENIDLKYLWSLKVIGVNGPKGTVQLYGHNENTYLIDNPTDFTATFEVYATQDVDSCQVWMPNFQIQFEYLQGSAAQYASSWKWGTTSFDLSTGCNNYDNQGHSQTDFPGFYWNKDCSENCGKSSSKIPSSSTPAPTPSSSTTESSSTPVTSSTTESSSTPAPTPSSSTTESSSTPVTSSTTESSSTPVTSSTTESSSTPAPTPSSSTTESSSTPVTSSTTESSSTPAPTPSSSTTESSSTPVTSSTTESSSTPVTSSTTESSSTPAPTPSSSTTESSSTPVTSSTTESSSTPAPTPSSSTTESSSTPAPTPSSSTTESSSTPAPTPSSSTTESSSTPVTSSTTESSSTPVTSSTTESSSTPAPTPSSSTTESSSTPVTSSTTESSSTPVTSSTTESSSTPAPTPSSSTTESSSTPVTSSTTESSSTPAPTPSSSTTESSSTPAPTPSSSTTESSSTPAPTPSSSTTESSSTPVTSSTTESSSTPVTSSTTESSSTPAPTPSSSTTESSSTPVTSSTTESSSTPAPTPSSSTTESSSTPAPTPSSSTTESSSTPAPTPSSSTTESSSTPAPTPSSSSNITSSAPAPTPSTPGSKSSTTGTTTTLSSFSSQHPGSRSETTVSSTITDTTVIPTTTVTSVTTPSTTTITTTVCSTGTNSAGETTSGCSPKTITTTVTSVTTPSTTTITTTVCSTGTNSAGETTSGCSPKTITTTVPCSTGSSKTAPETTTGTPVTTVISTTVVTTEYSTGTKSGGEITTGFVTKNIPTTYLTTIIPTPSVTTVTNFTPTTITTTVCSTGTNSAGETTSGCSPKTITTTVPCSTGTIENTASPATTPVTSAITTTIVTTESSTGTNSAGETTTGYATKSIPTTYITTLAPSTPVTPITGPAPTTITTTECSASTNAAGEATSVCYTKTIVSSASAGENAASTATAPVTTAIPTTIVTTESSTGTNSAGVTTTGYTTKSIPTTYITTLTPGTAPATGSNGAKNYETVATATNPGSIKTGVTSEAAATASASGVAPVITSPSLTGPIQSASGSAVATYSVPSVSSAYQGAANIKVLGNFMWLLVALPIVV; this is encoded by the coding sequence ATGCAAAGACCATTTCTACTCGCTTATTTGGTTCTTTCACTACTGTTTAGCTCAGCTTTGGGTTATCCAACTGAACTAGTCCCAAGGGGATCCTCCGGGGGAACTAGTTGTAATTCTATCGTTAATGGCTGTCCCAGTTTAGATTTCAACTGGCACATGAACCAACAAAATATCATGCAATATACTTTGGATGTGACTTCTGTTTCTTGGGTTCGTGACAACACATACCAAATTCAGATTCATGTTAAaggtaaagaaaacattgaCTTGAAATATCTATGGTCTTTGAAAGTAATTGGTGTCAACGGTCCAAAAGGAACCGTCCAGCTGTACGGTCACAATGAAAATACCTATTTGATTGACAATCCAACTGACTTTACTGCTACCTTCGAAGTTTACGCTACTCAGGATGTCGACAGTTGTCAAGTATGGATGCCTAACTTCCAAATTCAATTCGAATACTTGCAAGGTAGTGCCGCTCAATACGCAAGTAGTTGGAAATGGGGTACCACATCTTTTGATTTGTCTACTGGTTGTAACAACTATGACAACCAAGGCCACTCTCAAACAGATTTCCCCGGTTTCTATTGGAACATAGATTGTGACAATAACTGCGGTGGTTCAAAAGCATCTACCACTAAAGAAACATCTACATCAACCACCGCTCCCGTTACACCAACCACCACTACATCAGAATCTTCCTCTCAGAAAACTACCTGCACTAAGAAGAAGACTACCTGTACCAAGAAGAAACCCACCAAGTCTAAGACGTGTACTGAGAGTTCTTCTACTCCAGTAACCAGCTCTACCACTGAAAGCTCTTCTACTCCAGCTCCAACCCCATCCAGCTCTACTACTGAAAGCTCTTCTACCCCAGCTCCAACCCCATCCAGCTCTACTACTGAAAGCTCTTCTACTCCAGCACAAACTTCATCCAGCTCTTCTACTGAAAGTTCTTCTACTCCAGTAACCAGCTCTATTACCGAAAGTTCTACTACAACACCAACTACTCCAAATACACCAACTCCAGTACCTTCTGGACCAACCTGTACCACTGTTGTTAACGGTTGTCCCAGTTTAGATTTCAACTGGCACATGAACCAACAAAATATCATGCAATATACTTTGGATGTGACTTCTGTTTCTTGGGTTCGTGACAACACATACCAAATTCAGATTCATGTTAAaggtaaagaaaacattgaCTTGAAATATCTATGGTCTTTGAAAGTAATTGGTGTCAACGGTCCAAAAGGAACCGTCCAGCTGTACGGTCACAATGAAAATACCTATTTGATTGACAATCCAACTGACTTTACTGCTACCTTCGAAGTTTACGCTACTCAGGATGTCGACAGTTGTCAAGTATGGATGCCTAACTTCCAAATTCAATTCGAATACTTGCAAGGTAGTGCCGCTCAATACGCAAGTAGTTGGAAATGGGGTACCACATCTTTTGATTTGTCTACTGGTTGTAACAACTATGACAACCAAGGCCACTCTCAAACAGATTTCCCCGGTTTCTATTGGAACAAAGATTGTAGTGAAAACTGCGGTAAATCATCAAGTAAAATTCCTTCCAGCTCTACTCCGGCTCCAACTCCATCCAGCTCCACTACTGAGAGTTCTTCTACTCCAGTAACCAGCTCCACTACTGAAAGCTCTTCTACTCCAGCTCCAACTCCATCCAGCTCCACTACTGAGAGTTCTTCTACTCCAGTAACCAGCTCTACTACTGAAAGCTCTTCTACTCCAGTAACCAGCTCTACCACTGAAAGCTCTTCTACCCCAGCTCCAACTCCATCCAGCTCCACTACTGAGAGTTCTTCTACTCCAGTAACCAGCTCTACTACTGAAAGCTCTTCTACTCCAGCTCCAACTCCATCCAGCTCCACTACTGAGAGTTCTTCTACTCCAGTAACCAGCTCTACTACTGAAAGCTCTTCTACTCCAGTAACCAGCTCTACCACTGAAAGCTCTTCTACCCCAGCTCCAACTCCATCCAGCTCCACTACTGAGAGTTCTTCTACTCCAGTAACCAGCTCTACTACTGAAAGCTCTTCTACTCCAGCTCCAACTCCATCCAGCTCCACTACTGAGAGTTCTTCTACTCCAGCTCCAACTCCATCCAGCTCCACTACTGAAAGCTCTTCTACCCCAGCTCCAACTCCATCCAGCTCCACTACTGAGAGTTCTTCTACTCCAGTAACCAGCTCTACCACCGAAAGTTCTTCTACTCCAGTAACCAGCTCCACTACTGAAAGCTCTTCTACTCCAGCTCCAACTCCATCCAGCTCCACTACTGAGAGTTCTTCTACTCCAGTAACCAGCTCTACTACTGAAAGCTCTTCTACTCCAGTAACCAGCTCTACCACTGAAAGCTCTTCTACCCCAGCTCCAACTCCATCCAGCTCCACTACTGAGAGTTCTTCTACTCCAGTAACCAGCTCTACCACTGAAAGCTCTTCTACCCCAGCTCCAACTCCATCCAGCTCTACTACTGAAAGCTCTTCTACCCCAGCTCCAACTCCATCCAGCTCTACCACTGAAAGCTCTTCTACCCCAGCTCCAACTCCATCCAGCTCTACTACTGAGAGTTCTTCTACTCCAGTAACCAGCTCTACCACCGAAAGCTCTTCTACTCCAGTAACCAGCTCTACCACTGAAAGCTCTTCTACCCCAGCTCCAACTCCATCCAGCTCCACTACTGAGAGTTCTTCTACTCCAGTAACCAGCTCTACTACTGAAAGCTCTTCTACTCCAGCTCCAACTCCATCCAGCTCTACCACTGAAAGCTCTTCTACCCCAGCTCCAACTCCATCCAGCTCCACTACTGAAAGCTCTTCTACCCCAGCTCCAACTCCATCCAGCTCTACTACTGAAAGCTCTTCTACCCCAGCTCCAACTCCATCTAGTTCTAGTAACATCACTTCTTCCGCTCCAGCTCCAACTCCATCTACTCCAGGTAGCAAAAGCTCTACTACCGGTACAACCACCACcctttcatcattttcatctcAACATCCTGGTAGCAGAAGTGAAACCACTGTTTCTTCAACTATAACCGATACTACAGTTATTCCAACTACAACAGTTACTTCTGTTACAACACCATCGACAACAACTATCACTACCACTGTTTGTTCAACCGGCACAAACTCCGCCGGTGAGACTACCTCTGGATGCTCCCCTAAGACTATAACTACCACAGTTACCTCTGTTACAACGCCATCAACAACCACAATCACAACTACTGTTTGTTCAACCGGCACAAACTCCGCCGGTGAAACTACCTCTGGATGCTCCCCTAAGACTATAACAACTACTGTTCCATGTTCGACTGGTTCAAGCAAAACTGCTCCGGAAACTACTACAGGAACTCCTGTGACTACGGTTATCTCAACTACTGTTGTAACCACTGAATATTCCACTGGTACAAAGTCCGGTGGTGAAATTACAACTGGATTTGTTACCAAAAACATCCCAACTACTTACTTAACAACAATTATCCCAACGCCATCAGTTACTACTGTTACCAACTTCACTCCAACCACTATCACTACTACTGTTTGTTCAACCGGCACAAACTCCGCCGGTGAAACTACCTCTGGATGCTCCCCTAAGACTATAACAACTACTGTTCCATGTTCAACCGGTACTATTGAAAACACTGCTTCTCCAGCTACTACTCCTGTTACCTCTGCTATCACAACTACCATTGTTACCACCGAGTCCTCTACAGGAACTAACTCTGCTGGTGAAACAACAACCGGTTACGCAACCAAGTCCATCCCAACCACTTACATAACCACTTTGGCTCCAAGTACACCAGTAACTCCTATCACTGGGCCTGCTCCAACTACAATAACCACCACCGAATGTTCTGCTAGCACAAACGCTGCCGGTGAAGCTACTTCAGTATGCTATACCAAGACTATCGTAAGCTCAGCAAGTGCAGGCGAAAACGCTGCTTCTACAGCTACCGCTCCTGTTACTACTGCTATTCCTACCACCATTGTCACCACCGAGTCCTCTACGGGTACTAACTCCGCTGGTGTAACAACAACCGGTTACACAACCAAGTCCATCCCTACTACTTACATAACCACTTTGACTCCTGGAACTGCTCCAGCTACGGGTTCAAATGGTGCCAAGAATTATGAAACTGTTGCCACTGCAACTAACCCAGGTTCAATCAAGACAGGTGTGACATCTGAAGCTGCTGCAACAGCTTCTGCATCCGGTGTTGCTCCAGTTATCACTTCCCCATCTCTAACCGGACCAATTCAATCTGCTTCTGGTTCTGCAGTGGCTACATACTCTGTTCCTTCTGTTTCAAGTGCTTACCAAGGCGCTGCAAATATCAAGGTTCTCGGAAACTTTATGTGGCTACTAGTGGCTCTTCCAATTGTAGTTTAA
- the INA22 gene encoding Ina22p (similar to Saccharomyces cerevisiae YIR024C; ancestral locus Anc_2.652) gives MLLARSILKNRPVRNLCPTKITARTATSTSAGVRAKSRYDKTMVKPLLLVMIFGSILNAVTVEKRKTHDMERKYHLKIDKLKELIQRVHDNNGKMDFNVDDELKLVNLCLGIINKNETTVKADKSDIVVPKEETLEEIWQSIIDEAKREVVESTSNDDAKNKEGIVTDLNLLKDLEKSKKEDEKVYLNGDIHMMMNRPGDLNEIAKENAKMPKFL, from the coding sequence ATGCTCTTGGCAAGATCAATACTAAAGAACAGACCAGTCAGAAATCTTTGTCCCACAAAGATAACAGCCAGGACTGCTACGTCGACAAGTGCGGGCGTCAGGGCCAAGTCAAGATATGATAAAACGATGGTAAAACCTCTGCTTTTGGTGATGATATTTGGATCAATATTAAACGCAGTGACAGTAgagaagaggaaaactCATGATATGGAAAGGAAGTATCACTTAAAAATCGATAAATTAAAAGAGTTGATACAAAGGGTTCATGACAATAATGGAAAGATGGACTTTAATGTAgatgatgaattgaaaCTCGTAAATCTGTGTCTAGGAATCATTAACAAGAACGAGACTACGGTGAAAGCAGACAAGAGTGATATCGTGGTTCCTAAGGAAGAGACCTTAGAAGAGATTTGGCAAAGTATAATAGACGAGGCTAAAAGAGAAGTAGTAGAATCGACTTCCAATGATGATGCTAAGAACAAAGAAGGAATTGTTACTGATTTGAATCTCCTGaaagatttggaaaagtcgaagaaagaagatgaaaaagtttatCTAAATGGTGATATACACATGATGATGAATCGACCAGGAGATCTGAATGAAATTgccaaagaaaatgctaaAATGCCAAAATTTCTATAA
- the MRS1 gene encoding Mrs1p (similar to Saccharomyces cerevisiae MRS1 (YIR021W) and CCE1 (YKL011C); ancestral locus Anc_2.647): MSPKNLTRAVIPAIDLYCRKANFKTLKFLSMILGSKKDWYDNTKAPVRNFLVSRCAIFEQLRTHLIDEGKVSLFGIFLTNDSFSFCKMIVDDKFNTSLINWRKIAFDYTFVTERRQHISLLPTDTLFATEKIISLLGVSPNMANLVSIERQRTALMDFSCKLKLNILEHLLYAKCQGVQATSTDEKARLLASICNPEFIDSFWCELTPIRASLKENPSISVPQEYQIYDPVIRATIKEVVAKRLLRSAFDNDIDPLMRLHLDKGWKLKFPTLSSTSDLSFSLKDCLSLDTGRDTSDMTEVFLSTMASSETLRTYSNLVDIVMKDNGRFNSDILKQFNDYVKQEKLNLQNFQAGSSEFLKNVNV; the protein is encoded by the coding sequence atgtctCCAAAGAATTTAACAAGGGCTGTGATCCCGGCCATCGACTTATATTGCCGCAAAGCAAACTTCAAAACACTAAAATTCCTGTCGATGATCCTTGGTAGTAAAAAGGATTGGTATGACAATACAAAGGCGCCAGTAAGAAACTTTTTGGTCTCTCGATGTGCTATTTTCGAGCAATTGAGGACTCATCTGATTGATGAGGGAAAAGTCAGCCTatttggtatttttttgacTAATGATTCGTTTTCGTTTTGCAAGATGATTGTTGATGACAAGTTCAATACTAGCCTGATCAATTGGCGAAAAATAGCGTTCGATTATACATTTGTGACTGAAAGAAGACAGCACATTAGCTTGTTACCTACTGATACACTTTTTGCGactgaaaaaatcatatcACTTCTTGGTGTATCTCCTAACATGGCAAATCTTGTTTCCATAGAAAGACAGCGTACGGCCCTGATGGATTTTAGTTGTAAATTAAAACTAAATATCCTAGAACACTTATTGTATGCGAAGTGCCAAGGAGTGCAGGCAACTTCCACTGATGAAAAAGCTCGACTGCTTGCATCCATATGCAATCCCGAATTCATAGATTCCTTTTGGTGCGAATTGACCCCCATAAGAGCCTCGTTAAAGGAAAATCCTTCCATTTCTGTGCCTCAAGAATACCAGATCTACGATCCAGTGATACGTGCCACTATAAAGGAGGTTGTCGCCAAACGGCTACTACGATCTGCCTTCGATAACGACATCGACCCGCTGATGCGTTTGCATTTGGATAAAGGTTGGAAGTTAAAATTTCCCACTTTGTCCTCGACAAGCGACCTAAGTTTCTCCTTGAAGGATTGTCTTTCCTTGGATACAGGAAGAGATACAAGTGACATGACAGAGGTGTTCCTCTCTACTATGGCGTCGAGTGAGACCCTTCGTACCTACAGTAACCTGGTTGACATTGTAATGAAGGACAACGGTAGATTCAACTCAGACATCCTAAAGCAATTCAACGATTATGTCAAGCAAGAAAAGCTCAATCTACAAAATTTCCAGGCTGGCTCCTCAGAGTTCCTTAAAAACGTAAATGTATAA
- the MND2 gene encoding Mnd2p (similar to Saccharomyces cerevisiae MND2 (YIR025W); ancestral locus Anc_2.659) translates to MVKALRDIALFNDIRKDQNSAVVKHERYNLRDLRSKKNQHRNGMDDDDDDNSLERFIRKKKSRFIQFIPSLSAYNVFNEFPYYPTSASQLQDGRLDEFLMLSEQYKSKLPKIRKLGWNRFKPIGINKTMYDLEILKCRAQTQNAEGNNEEDFSQHHVREEDLRNNGSIGRVILPYNLQENDDDTGEGDTSSHSVINDSMAMLTSNNANNEGESEEDEISYDYDAEFDHVVDEDDSREEMQGEELECLESERERIVPDDLLMRTTSLSRSLQQFVEEAHHLNSNPYDIDSDNDGEGSKVELGMNPDFEDEVETRRGTRTYDYNGEYHQAPNSYGDITPDLASNWRNWTRERITSLDELMERRARQQQGQD, encoded by the coding sequence ATGGTTAAAGCATTAAGGGATATAGCATTATTTAATGATATAAGAAAGGATCAGAATTCTGCTGTGGTCAAACATGAAAGATACAACTTGAGGGATCTTCGGAGTAAGAAAAACCAGCATAGAAACGGTatggatgatgatgatgacgataaTTCGCTCGAGAGATTtataagaaagaagaaatccaGGTTCATTCAATTCATACCATCATTGTCAGCATACAATGTGTTCAATGAATTCCCTTACTATCCTACGTCGGCCAGTCAATTACAAGATGGTAGATTAGACGAATTTCTCATGCTATCAGAACAATATAAGAGTAAGTTACCCAAAATACGCAAATTAGGATGGAATAGATTCAAACCGATAGGTATTAATAAGACTATGTATGATTTAGAAATTCTAAAGTGTCGAGCACAAACTCAGAATGCAGAAGGAAATAACGAGGAAGACTTCAGTCAGCATCATGTTAGAGAAGAGGATTTAAGAAATAATGGTTCTATAGGACGCGTTATATTGCCCTATAATCTACaggaaaatgatgatgataccGGTGAGGGTGATACAAGTTCCCACAGTGTCATAAATGATAGTATGGCTATGCTTACGAGTAACAATGCTAATAATGAAGGAGAGTCCGAGGAAGATGAGATATCATATGACTATGATGCAGAATTTGATCATGTTgtagatgaagatgatagTAGGGAAGAAATGCAGGGAGAAGAATTAGAGTGCCTGGAATCTGAGAGGGAGAGAATTGTACCGGATGACTTGTTGATGAGGACCACTTCTCTGTCACGATCTCTACAACAATTTGTGGAAGAAGCGCACCATTTAAATAGTAATCCATATGATATCGATAGTGATAACGATGGAGAGGGTTCGAAGGTAGAATTAGGTATGAATCCTGATTTTGAAGACGAGGTGGAAACCAGGAGGGGAACAAGAACGTATGATTATAATGGCGAATACCACCAGGCACCGaattcttatggtgatattACGCCTGATTTAGCGAGTAATTGGAGAAACTGGACAAGGGAAAGGATAACTAGTTTAGATGAGTTAATGGAGAGACGTGCCAGGCAGCAACAAGGTCAAGATTAA